From Lewinellaceae bacterium:
CACCATCATTTCCATTCAGTTCCGGGATGTGCCGCATATGGTATTTCCCGATTCAGCGATCGACAACTGGCGGCAAAACCGGCTGATCATCAGCATTCAGCCCGAGATGAGTATCCGGCTACAGGTCCAGGCGAAGCGGCCGGGTCTTGAAATGATCCTGAACACGGTTGATCTGGTATTTAATTATGACGGCACCTATGGAACCGATTCTCCGGAAGCCTATGAAACCTTGCTTCTGGATACCATGGAAGGCGATCAAACCCTATTTATGCGGGGAGATCAGGTAGAGGCTGCCTGGCAGATCCTGATGCCCATTCTGCATTCCTGGGAGACTAAAAAGAGCATCGATTTTCCCAATTACAATGCCAATACCTGGGGGCCGGAGACCGCGGAGGCACTGATAGCCCAGGATGGGTTTCATTGGTATTCTATTTCACCAACCAGCCACTTAACCAAATCATGAGCCTGCACATATATCCCGACGAGGATACGCTGATCCACGCCTATGCTGCTTATATAACCCGCCAGACCGGAGAAGCAATAGCCCGGTCCGGACGGTGCAATCTTGTCCTGGTCGGGGGCAACTCACCCAAGCGTGTATATCAGCTGCTGACCAAACCTCCTTACCGCAATGCGGTCTCCTGGGAGAAAGTTTACTTTTTCTTTGGTGATGAACGGTACGTTCCGGCGGATCACGAAAGGAATAATGCCCATATGGCCTGGGAAACCCTGCTCAAACCGCTGGGGATTGACCACAGCAAGGTATTTGTAATGGATACCTCATTAACCCCGGAGGAAACCGCTCATCAATATGCACTTCAAATCGGACGTCATTTTCAGGAACAGCCGGTGTCTTTTGATTTGGTCCTACTGGGACTGGGTGATAATGCCCATACTGCTTCGCTATTTCCGGGCAGTACGGTCATCAACGAAACAACTCCCACCGTATCAGCCCTGTATGTGCCGGATGAAAAGGAGTTCCGCATCACTTTGACCGCTCCCCTGATCAATCAGGCTCACCGGGTATCTTTCCTGGCCTTTGGCGTAGCCAAAGCCCTTGCGGTCTATCAGGTGATCGAAGGTGAACGGGATGCCATGTTGTATCCGGCCCAGATCATCCAACCGCTGCACCATCCCGCCGATTGGTTTTTAGACTCACCGGCCGCAGCTCTGCTGTAGTCAAATTACCGGATATGAATCAAGAAAATGCACGGCTGGATGCTCAAGCCTCCGGCCAGGAAAACTGGCTTAAATGGGGACCTTATCTTTCCGAACGACAATGGGGTACCGTCCGTGAAGACTATTCGGCAGATGGGGATGCCTGGAATTATATATCCCACGACATGGCACGATCCCGGGCTTACCGCTGGGGAGAAGACGGGCTATCCGGCATCAGTGATGACCAACAGATCCTGTGTTTTAGTGTTTCCTACTGGAATGGCCGGGATCCAATCCTGAAAGAACGGTTATTTGGCCTGACCAATAAGGAAGGAAATCACGGAGAGGATGTAAAAGAGCTGTACTTCTATCTGGACAATACACCGTCCCATGCCTGGATGGAACACCTTTATCTGTACCCATGTCAGGCTTTTCCCTACGACGAACTGATCCAGGTAAACGGAAGCAGAGACCGGCTTCAGCCGGAGTACGAACTGACTGATACCGATTGCTGGAAAAAAGGAGGCTGGTTCGCCTGCCGGACAAGGTATGCAAAAGCTTCTCCTGATGACATTCTGATCGAAATCCGGATTTCCAACCACAGCCAGGAGGAACAAACCATTACGGTCCTGCCTACCCTTTGGTTTCGTAATACCTGGATCCTGGATGGCAAGCGGCCGGTGATAGTACCCTGTGAGCAAGGGGTGAAGGCCACCCACCCGGAATCAGGCGATACGTATCTATGGTTTGAGCGGCCTGAACATTTGCTTTTTACCGAAAACGACACCAACATGGAAAGGTGTTTTGGTGTCACCAATGTGTCTCCCTATGTCAAAGATTATTTTCATCGGGTGATTTGCAATGGGGATACGAGTGATATTGCCGGAAAGCAAAGTGGAACGAAGTGCGCGCCCGTATATATCCTTAATTTGGGACCAGGAAAATCTTCTACTATACGAGTCAGACTCACCAATTATGTGCTGGATAATGCATTGAATGAAGAATTATTTTCCAATATTTTAACAAAAAGAAAAAAAGAATCCACTGCGTTCTATCAACAGGTATTTCAACGGATAAAAAAGGAAAGCATTTCGGATACGGAACAACTGATCCGTCGGCAGGCTTTATCAGGATTGTTATGGAATAAACAATTTTACCGCTATCAGGTCTCGACCTGGCTGGATGGCGATCCGAATTTACCGCCACCACCACCTGGCCACGATCAGATACGGAATACCGACTGGAGGAATGTAAATGCTGCGGATGTCATTTCTATGCCGGACACCTGGGAATATCCCTGGTTCGCCGCCTGGGATCTTGCATTCCAATGCGTAGCACTTGCAGCCGTAGATCCTGCCTTTTCCAAGAAACAACTGTTGCTGCTCCTCCATGAATGGTATCAGCATCCCAATGGAAAAATTCCCGGGTACGAGTGGTCTTTCGACAGCATTAATCCTCCGATCCACCCCTGGGCAGCTCTGGAAGTTGTCCGCATGGAGTCGGCGATCACTGGCAAACCACTGGATTGTGATTTCTTAAAGCGGTTGTTCCAAAAGATATCACTCAATTTTACCTGGTGGGTAGCGCGGGAGGACAGCAATGGCAATAATGTATTTGAGGGTGGGTTTTTAGGTTTGGATAACATTGCCTTGTTTGATCGCGAAAATGATATTCCGCCCGGTTGCACGCTGGAACAAGTGGACGGTACGGCATGGATGGCTTTCTACAGCCTGCATATGCTGGAAATAGCACTTACCCTCGCTGCCGATGATCCATCTTACGAAGATATGGCCATTAAGTACTTCGAACATTTTGTGAGCATCGCATCGGCCCTAAATGGGATGGCTTCGGAATTATGGGATGACGATTCAGGTTTTTTCTACGATCACCTGGAACATGGTTCGGAGATCCTACCCCTCAGGGTCCGGTCACTGGTCGGGCTCAGCACTTTGTTCGCCGTGACCATTCTGAAAAAACAATACCTGGAGAAAGTGCCTGGTTTTGCACGTCGACTGGAACATTTTGCCAAAGAACGTCATGCTCGTCACCAATACATTGTTTTTGAAGCTTCTGATCGTACCGGTGATGTCCTGTTGTCTCTTGTTCCTATAGACCGGCTGCAGCGTATACTCCACACATTGTTCGATGAAGCAGAATTTTTAAGCCCTTTCGGGATCCGTTCGGTATCCAAATACCATCTGGAACACCCGGTAGAAATGCATATCAATGGTGATATTTTCGGCTTGAGATACGAGCCCGGGGAAAGTGAAACCGGATTATTCGGCGGCAATTCCAACTGGCGGGGACCGATCTGGATACCCACCAACTATCTGCTGATTCATGGTTTGCGGACGTACCACCAGTTTTATGGCAAAACATTAACCATTGAGGTTCCGGCTAACTCCGGAAGAACGCTGGACCTCGAAGAAGCTTCCGTAGAAATAGCCCACCGGATATTATCCATTTTTTCGGCTAACCATCAGGGGGAGCGGCCGGTCCATCAGGATATGGCCTTTTTACAGCTGCCGGAATACCATGATCTGATCCTCTTCTTTGAGTATTTTCACGCCGAAACGGGTAAAGGTCTGGGGGCATCACACCAAACCGGATGGACTGCCCTGGCCGGCATCCTGTAACGATCAGGCTACCTTTTCTTTTATTTTCTTTTTTAGAGCAAACAACTCATCACGGTACTGAGCAGCCGCGATAAAATCGAGTTCCTTCGCTGCTTTACGCATCTTATCCTCAGTCTCAGCAATGACTTTCTCCAATTGATCCCTGGTCATATAATCGACGATGGGGTCTGCCGCAATGGACGGTTCATCGGGTTCAATGTAGGCACGTGATTTCCCTTGTCCCCTGATATCCAGAATGGATTTCTGTGCCAGGATCTCTTCCTTTGTTTTGGTTATGGTCGTTGGCGTAATGCCATGCTCTTCGTTATAGGCCATCTGAATGCTGCGCCGGCGGCTGGTCTCATCCATAGTCTGCTGCATGGATTCGGTGACCTGATCGGCATAGAAGATAACCAATCCGTTGGCATTACGGGCTGCACGGCCGGCTGTCTGCGTCAGAGAACGGTCATTGCGCAAAAAACCTTCTTTATCGGCATCCAGAACAGCGACCAGGGATACTTCCGGTAAATCCAGGCCTTCCCGTAATAAGTTTACCCCAACCAGCACATCAAAACCACCTAAACGCAGGTCCCGGATGATCTCCACACGGTCCAGGGTATCTACCTCCGAGTGGATGTAACGCACCCGGATATGTAATTTGGCCAAATATTTTGTAAGCTCTTCCGCCATCCTTTTGGTCAGTGTGGTCACCAGGATACGTTCGTTCCGCTGGATGCGTTCATTGATCTCCTCCAGCAGGTCATCGATTTGATTAAGCGATGGACGGACTTCTATTGGTGGATCCAATAAACCCGTTGGACGGACGATTTGTTCGACCACTACCCCGCCGGTTTGTTCCAGTTCATAATCACCCGGTGTCGCGCTGACAAAAATGACCTGGTTGATCAGGCCCTCAAATTCATTGAAATTAAGTGGCCGGTTATCCAGCGCTGAGGGCAGCCGGAAACCATAGTTCACCAGGTTTATTTTTCTTGCCCGGTCACCACCCCACATACCCCTTACCTGAGGAATCGTGACGTGGCTCTCATCGATTATCATCAGATAGTCATCCGGAAAGTAATCGAGAAGGCAAAATGGACGGGTACCTTGTTGCCGGCCATCGAAAAAGCGGCTGTAATTCTCTATGCCATTGCAGTAGCCCAACTCACGCATCATCTCCACATCAAATGCTACCCGCTCTTTGATTCGCTTTGCTTCCAGATAGCGGCCCTCCTGTTCAAAAAACCGCTCATGTTCCACCAGCTCATCCTCAATATCCCGGATAATCATTTTCAGACGATCCTTCGGGGCGATGTAGAGATTAGCCGGAAAAATGGCCGCATGGGTCAGATCATCCAGATGTTTTCCGGTGTCCGGATCGATCATTTCGATGCTTTCAATTTCATCGCCAAAGAATGTGATCCGGTATCCATAATCAATGTATGGCAAATTGATCTCAACACTGTCTCCCCGCACCCGAAACTGTCCCCGCGTCAGCATAAGTTCGGTACGACTGTACAGGCTTTCAACCAGGCGGTACAGAAACTGATTGCGGGCCAGGACTTTTCCGGTTTCTATGCGGATGATTCCGGCTTTATAATCTTCCGGATTTCCCATACCATAAATACAGGATACCGAGGCAACAATGATAATATCGCGTCGGCCGGAAAGCAACGTTGAGGTGGCCCGCATCCGCAACTTGTCCACTTCTTCATTGATCGAAAGATCCTTCTCGATGTAGGTGTCGGAGACATGGATGTATGCTTCAGGCTGATAATAGTCGTAATAGGATACGAAGTATTCTACGGCATTATCGGGAAAAAATTCTTTGAACTCGGCGTACAGCTGAGCAGTCAGGGTTTTGTTGTGCGTGAGGACCAGTGTTGGTTTTTGCACCTCATTGATTACATTGGCCACCGTGAATGTCTTACCTGATCCGGTGACACCCAACAGTACCTGGGATTTTTCTCCCTGGTTGATACCTGCAACCAGTTGGCGGATGGCTTCCGGTTGATCCCCGGTGGGATGATACTTTGATTCCAGTTGATACGGCATGATAACTACAGATCAAAAACATAAAAATACGAACATTCAATCCATGGTTGGGGTTTCAAAAGCAACAGGTTTTCCTGCATTCGCTAAGAGAACCGGTAATGAAAACAGATTTTGTGTTATAAACAGATGCTACGTAGATGAAAGAACCAGAATATCCAGGCACGGTACCGTTGTATTATAAACGATATGGAGAAGAACACCATAAAACCATTGTGATCCTGCATGGTTTGTTCGGTAGCCTCGATAACTGGCACACTTTTGCCCGGCGCTTAAGCAGTACTTATCAGGTCATTGCCGTGGATCTGCGCAATCATGGTCGTTCTCCGCACACCGGGACTTTTAATATGACCGCGATGCGGGATGATCTTTTACGTTTATGGGATGAGTTGAGCCTGGAGCAAGCCGTGCTGATGGGGCATTCACTGGGAGGCAAAGTTGCCATGGCCTTTGCCACAGCGTATGAAGATCGCTTATCCGCTTTGGTTGTTCTTGACATCAGTCCACGAAGCTACCCCCGTGGTCACGACGTGTATTTTGATGCCATGTTATCCATGCCGCTTAACCTTGAAAGCCGGCAGGAAGCCGACCAATGGCTCTCAAAAACGGTTAAAAGCATGCCTATCCGGCAATTTTTAATGAAAAATCTGGAACGTACTGAAACCGGTTACTCCTGGAAGTTCAATTTGAACGTCCTGTATGATCAATACGATGCGGTGATTGGTCCGGTTGAGATCCTGCAACCTTTGTCGGTGCCGGCATTATTTGTTCGCGGAGCTAAATCAACTTACATTTCGGATGATGATTTAGCTTTGATCCGGGAAACGTTTTTGAATGTTGATATCGTTACTATTGGAAATGCCGGGCATTGGGTCCATGCCGAAGCGCCCGATGCATTATTGGCTGCATTGACGGCATTTCTTTATGTTCACATTTAATTCATAATCAGAATTATTCTTATGCGCAAGATCACTCGTATTCTCCTTCCGGTTCTTATACTCATGTTGATGGCATTTGCCGGGACACCTAATAAGTACTTCGAGATCAGCAAGAACATTGAAATCTTCACCAATCTGTACAAAGAGTTAAATCTCTATTATGTAGATGAAGTGGATCCGGCGAAACTGATGCGTATCGGTGTTGACGCGATGTTGGAACACCTGGATCCCTATACCAACTATTTCTCTGAAAATCAGATCGAGGGATGGCGGTTTATGTCCGAAGGCCGCTACGAAGGCCTGGGGGCAGAGACCAAACTGATCGACAATTACCTGACGATTACTGACTTGATTGATGGTGCTCCGGCTGAGGCATCCGGGTTGAAAATTGGGGACCAAATTGTTAAGGTAGACGGAAGATCTACGGAAGGGAAAAACAAGGTTGAGGTAGAAACCATGATGCGCACGGTACCCAGCCCTGAAATCAAACTGGATGTGATGCGGATCGGGCAAAAGAAATCCATTCCTATAACATTGACCCGTGCAGAGATTAATGACAGCAATGTCCCATATCATGGCATGGTCTCTGACGGAATTGGCTACGTGATACTGACTACGTTCACTGAAAATGCCGGTAAAAATGTCGGGGATGCCATTCGCGATTTGAAAAAAGAAAATCCGGAATTAAAGGGCGTCATACTTGATTTGAGAAATAACGGAGGTGGATTGCTGCGTGAAGCCGTCAGCATTTGCAACTTATTTATTCCCAAAGATGCCCTGGTGGTAACCACCAGGGGTAAAGTACAGGAATGGGATCGTGAATTCAAGACGACCGGTGTGCCGGCCTTTCCTGACCTTCCCGTAACGGTCCTGGCTAATAAGATGACAGCTTCAGCATCAGAGATCGTCTCCGGTGTATTGCAGGATTACGATCGGGGGGTTATCATCGGACAGCGTACCTATGGCAAAGGCCTGGTTCAGAATACGCGGGATATTGGCTACAATTCACAACTTAAACTAACCACTGCCAAATACTACATCCCCAGTGGACGTTGCATTCAGAGTGTGGCTTATCAGGATGGTGAACCGGTAGATGTGCCGGATGATCAACGTGCTGCATTTAAAACCCGCAACGGACGAAAAGTCCTGGATGGCGGGGGCGTGACACCGGATGTTAAGATGGACCATGCCGATATTCCGGACCTGATCACTCAGCTGGAGGATCAGAATATGATTTTCAAATACGTGAACATGTATCAGCAAAATCATGAAAGCATCGGTGATCCGCAGGAATTCCGTTTTGATGACTTCGACGGTTTTAACCAGTTCCTGCAGGCCAATGGATTTGTTTATCACAATCCGGCCTACCGGAAACTGGACGAAGCGGTGCAGGTTATGGAAAAGGATCAGCAATCAAGCTATTTACCTCAACTCCAACAGTTGCAAAACGAATTGACCCAGTCCAACAATGCTGTTTTCGATACCAACAAAGAAATGATTCTGAAAACCATCGCTTCACAAATTGTTGCACGATATTATCCGGAGAAGGATAAGATCCTGTACAAATTGCGGCACGATAATGAGGTTAAGAAAGCCGTGGAGGTGCTGCAAAATTCAGCTGGTTACCAACAAATATTAGCGGGAAAGTGATTGCAGCTGAGGACCAGCCTGTGCTCCTGCATCTTGAAACGGCAGAACAAGGTTGTTCTGTGGCATTGAGCAGGGGTAATACGCTTATATATACGTCAGCGGATCCGTTGTCTTTCCGGCATACTTCTCAATTACCATTGCTTATTAAGGATGCGATGGAAGATCAGCAGATGGACTGGACACAGATCAAGGCAGTTGCTATCTGTGATGGTCCTGGATCCTATACCGCATTGCGCGTCGGTGCTTCCATGGCCAAGGCCATTTGTTACGCGCATCATATCCCGCTGATTGCGGTTCCCACACTAGACCTGATTTATGGCGCCATGGACACCGGAAGCCCGGAAGCGATTTATGTCGCTACCCTGGATGCGCGTCGTGAGCGGGTTTTTTACGCTCTGTACGATGCATCCGGCAATTGTTTGGAAGGGCCGGATTTAAGCCGGATCGACGCATTGATCCAGCGCATTGCATCGCAGGAAGTCCGTGCAGGAGGAAGTGGCGTGATCAATCAGCCGGAGCTTTGGATACATCCGGACAACGTCATCCGCCTGGATCCAGTCCGATATTCAGCAGCAGAAATGACGGGACCCGCCTTGCAGCGATTTGCCCGGGGTATGTTTGAAGATCTCTCTACCTACGCACCTAATTATTTGCTGCGACCGAACATTACTACCCCCAGGCAGGCCAGGTAAGTCTATCTGGTACTCTGTTCATTTAGACTCCAGTTCAACTCCGTTAATGATGCCGGATGCGATCATGATACGGTGGAATTACAACTATCCATTACTTGATTTACGGATTATGAGGTTATTACGGAACCGGATAACACGTATTGATGTTTATCGTAATACCAATGCATTATAAGATTTAATAATGTATAATGGTCATACAATTGATGCCGGTTCAAAGGAGTCTTTCGTATCCGTGAGTGGTCAAATAATCTTACTGGCGGGATTTAGGGCTGGGTCGGTATATGACAACGAATGATGTAAAGATGCGTATAGCAAACGATATAGCCAGGAAAGCCATTTTCAGGCACCTATCCTACCTATATAAGGCCATTCTTTATACATATTCAACCAATTCATATAAATAAGTGTTGAATGTGATAACATTATAATTTAAAAAGTTTTCTAATAAGTGAGTTTGGTACAGTTTTGGTTGCAGTTAGAGCTGATTCCTTGACCGTAAAACCATCTTGTATGAAAAAGCAGAAAAATGAAATTGTTTCGTTAAAGAAAGGAGGTAAGGAGATCCAGCTTGACTATGCTGATCTCCGAAAAGCAGTGTTGGTGCTGCGGGCTGTCAACCACAAACTACGTCAGCGTATCATTGATCTACTGGAAGAAAATGATTCGATGACTGTGACTGACATTTACATTAAACTTAGGCTGGAGCAATCGGTAGCCTCCCAACATTTAGCCATCTTAAGACGTGCTGGTGTAGTTACAACTGAACGGCAAGGAAAATTTATTTATTACCGTATCGACCGTGATAGACTTGCACAAATTTCGAGATTGGTTGAAGAATTAGCTGATTAAACCGTTAGTTGATGGTGAATTTTACATCTCTTTGAAATTCAATATTTTAGCTTATAGGTAAATTGAATTAGACATGGGCCAAATTTGCGATTGAAGTACAACAACGCTTCAATCAGTTACAAATTGCAAGTTTTTTTAATGTTTTGCTTTGTAGATTCATTCATTTGGCGCATATTTGTCGAGCTAGACTTAATAATTCAAAATACTTAAAGCTGCAATATGAGAAGGACTAAGGTTACTTTTGACAATGAAAAGCTACAGGTTTCGACAGAGATTATGCGTGCGTTAGCCCATCCCTTAAGACTTCGCATATTAGAATTCATCGATCGAAATGGTAAGATCAACGTGAACAAAATCTATAACACCCTGAATTTAGAACAATCGATCACCTCCCAGCACCTCAAGGTGTTGCGTCTTGCAGGCGTGGTTAAACAACAAAAGCAAGGCAAATATGTATTGTATTCCATCGAATACGATCTGGTCGACAGAGCCTCACGAGCGGTCAACCGCTTCCTGGGCAAAGCATAAAAAGATACATTGCGCCTGGTCATCCGATCAGGCGCTTTTCATTTGCAGCTACACCCATCACTCGTCCTTTCTTTCGTTATCTTTAATAGATCTAACTTAAAGATGTACGTTATGAAGAGACTCCTGTTCTCCCTCTTGTATCTGACCTGCTTCATTACCATTACAAATGCACAATCCGGTCCTCTGGGGACCTGGAAAACCATCGACGATGCGACCGGTGAAGCCAAAAGTTACGTCGAGATCTATCAGGATCAGGGCAAGTATTTCGGCAAGGTGGTAAAATTGCTGAAATCGTCACCCGACAAGATCTGCACGGAATGTACTGGCAAGAAAAAGAATCAACCTCTGATCGGGCTGGTCGTGATCGAAGACCTGGAACCGTACAAGGACTATTGGTCAAATGGCACGATTATGGATCCGGAAAACGGGAGCGAATACCGCTGCAGTATCTGGTTTGAACCCGGTAATTCCCAGGAATTGAAAGTGAGAGGAAAACACTGGACCGGACTTTACCGGACCCAAACCTGGTACCGGGTGACCTCAGATAAGTAGTGTGGTTCCTGCCGCTTAATCTATTGGTCTTCAATCCTTTCATTTTTTTTGCACCCCATACAATAAATGAATATGGTCCTGTGTTATTTATAGGAAGTTTAAAAAAATCAAAACCAATTTCTGCGTATGAAGCATGATTTTACACCTGAAGATTTAGTACGTTTTCTATACCAAGAAACCTCCCCAGAAGAAACTGTACTGCTACAACAAGCACTTGTAGATGATCAAGAGCTGAAAGATCAGTATGTTGAACTTAAAGACGGCAAAAATGCTCTGCCAACTGCAGCGATCCGTCCTTCTCTGTCTAGCATCGAACGCATACTGAAATACAGCTCGACCGTTCTGTCTCCAGCAACGTTGTAAGCATAGCGACTCTGTAGTAGTTCGAAATCGTACAAAACCCGAATGCCTTTCATGTCAACGTGAAGGGCATTCGGCATTTTTGCACCTACCAATTCCCTATTTATTCCTGAAAAATACCGGGTTAAATAGTACCTTCGTTTTATATATTACCTTTTAAAATATCAACTAAGATGGGTAACGAAAGAGATGAAAAACTAAAAGCATTACGGCTTACGGTCGATAAACTGGAAAAGACTTACGGCAAAGGCACCGTTATGAAACTCGGTGACCAGCAGGTAGTCGAAATTGACACCATACCCACCGGATCCATCGGTCTTGACATCGCACTTGGAATCGGAGGCTTACCCCGCGGACGGGTGGTTGAAATCTACGGTCCGGAATCTTCCGGTAAAACGACCTTGGCTATCCATGCCATCGCCGAATGCCAGAAAAAAGGTGGCATCGCCGCATTCATCGACGCGGAACATGCCTTCGATCGTTTTTATGCCGAAAAACTGGGTGTTGATGTGGAGAACCTGTTGATCTCCCAGCCCGATAATGGTGAACAGGCATTGGAAATTGCCGAAAACCTGATCCGCTCAGGAGCCATCGATATCATCGTCATAGACTCTGTCGCCGCATTGGTACCGCGCAGTGAAATCGAAGGTGAAATGGGAGATTCCAAGGTGGGTTTGCAGGCGCGTCTGATGTCTCAGGCTCTGCGTAAACTGACCGCCACGATTGGTCGTACCGGTTGCTGCTGCATATTTATCAATCAGCTGCG
This genomic window contains:
- the recA gene encoding recombinase RecA, which encodes MGNERDEKLKALRLTVDKLEKTYGKGTVMKLGDQQVVEIDTIPTGSIGLDIALGIGGLPRGRVVEIYGPESSGKTTLAIHAIAECQKKGGIAAFIDAEHAFDRFYAEKLGVDVENLLISQPDNGEQALEIAENLIRSGAIDIIVIDSVAALVPRSEIEGEMGDSKVGLQARLMSQALRKLTATIGRTGCCCIFINQLREKIGVLFGNPETTTGGNALKFYASIRLDIRRSGSPIKDREGNLIGNSVKVKVVKNKLAPPFKIATFDIMYGQGISKTGELIDLGSELEIVQKSGSWFSYEGTKIAQGRDAAKQFMEDNPEVAQDVERKIKERYVGVVHSGDEDTSDD